TGATAGATAAATATTTCCTGAAGTGTCTAAATAAACATCAACATCAGGTCCATCTTCCATAGTAACTAAATTAATTCCAATAGTTACTAAATAGGAAGTTTCTATAGAACCAGGGAAATATTTAATTTCATCATAATCAACTATATTTCTCTGTCTTGTTATATTATCCATAAAAACTGGTAGTAGTGTTTCATTAACATTACATTCCAGAATAACATTACTATAATAATTAACATATCTAGAAGATACCATGTAAAGATTATGTTCTATAATTTCACCTAAAATATAATTACCGTCAAAAGTATAGTCTTTTACTATTTTGGGTGAATAAATATTATTTAAATCATAAATTTTAACATAACATGTACCTCTATTCACATCATAACGATGTTGATACTCAACTGTAGTCTTTTCCTCTTTAGTAGAAACAGGTAATTCACCTAAATGAAATCCGGATCTATTTCCAATGATTATCAACTTATCATCGTCAATAAAAATTTCAGATATGTTTGTCTCATGTTTCAAATAGATTTTTGTTATAACTTCTAATTTTTGATGATTAGTAGCTACAATATATAATATATTATTGTTAACGATATATATGTACTTATTATCTATTCTTATCACATCCCCTCCAACCATACCTTCATTATCATCATCAAAAATCAGATTTTCTCTATCAGATGAGTTATTGAATCCAGTTATATTTCCAGTACTATGAAGTGCATTATTATATACTATATTATCTTGTATTAATCTGACAAATTCTTTTTTTGATTTTATTGTAGGTAATTCAAATGAATTGATTTCTTTAATACTATCTACTTCATTTTTCACACATGCAGATTTATTGATTATTATATAACTACCTATACTGACCAATACAATCAAAAGCATTCCTATTCTACAAATATTTTTTTTCATAGCTGATCCCCTATTATTTTATATTGTTTTAGACGATTTTATTATCCATATTGTTCCATATATACTATAATAAACTTCTTTTTTGATTTTTTCCTACTATTGTAAATAATATATTTTTTTGTTTGATATACATTTTTTGATATGCATAATACATCTATTTTAGGAGAAATTAATATTATGGTTAATTCATAAAAAGAGCTAAATATATATGATAGTCATAAAATATTTTTATGTATTAATCTATAACTTTTTTTGTCGTTGTGCACAAATCTTCCAACATTAAAGAATTAGAAACAAATATTTATCTTGAAAATGAATTAGAGAGGAGTTTTATTAATGGAATTAGGAAATTATAATGCTAGTATTGGATGTACGGTAGAAGAGTGTAAGTACCACACTAACAATGATTACTGTTCACTTGATCACATAAAAGTAGTTAATTCAAGTGAATCCAATTTATCTAATTCAATTAAGACACAAGAAATTACTGATTGCGCTAGTTTTGAAGCTAAATAATTCAAAAATAGATAACCTTGAAATAAAGGTTATCTATTCTTCATTAATCATTCAAAATCATCAGGATTTAATTCTTTTGCAAATTCATCATAATCATCTGTCGGAGTAGGATTAAGTTTATTATTCATATTGTAGCTATAATCTGGTACATCTTTATTATAATTGACATTTTTATTTTTATTTCCATTTTCTTCTTTTTTATTCATATCATTACTCCTATCATTATTTATTTTATAAAATAGTTATATAAGTATTTTAACCATATATCTTTTCAATATTACATAAATTGTTCTAGAATATTTAAAATCATATTTTTATATATAAATACTTATCCCCAAATTAACAGCTTTTCCATAATATAATATAGGAGGTGATTTATGTGAGTCCTTACATTAAGACAGATGAAAAAAAACATTACGATATAGATGAAAATCCTAATCAACAACAATATAATCCCTGGAGTGTTTTCCCAGGTCTAAGATTTGATGGTTATTATGAAGGAGAACCTCATCAACAGAATCCTTATGATTTTAATCCACCGATGCAACAACCAAACTATAATGATAATGACACTAATAATGAAATGCCTAATGAGTATAACAATAATTTTAATCCATGGAATGTATTTCCTGCTTTTAGAAATACCCCCCCTAGAAATGAAAGGAATCCTAATCCAAAAAAATCTAAGCCTAGAAGAAAAGATGGTAAAAAGGAACCCTCATTAAAATATATTCCTGCACCAGTTATTAAAGATAATATTGGTAAGATAATAAGCACTTATATTCCTGGTTATGGCAGAGTTAATGTTTATATCAAAGGTATAAATAGAGATGGAATGGTACATTTGGTTATTATCGAACCAGAACCAAAAGACTATATCTACATTCATAATTCAGATATGGTTGGTATCTACCCGCCAACATTATAAATTAAGGTATATAATATCATATTAATAAAAAACGTGTGCTTTAGCACACGTTTTTTTCACAAATTATTAATCATAAGATATTCCTAATTACCAGAAGACTTCCTGTTGATAAAATAGCAAATAATACTGTTCCTATAATTAATGCTTTTACACCTTTATTTAATATACTTTTTAAATTAACGGATAATCCCATAGCTGTCATAGCCATTAATATAAATATCGAGCTTACTTTAGTCAATATATCAGTGATACTAGTTGGAATTATCCCCAATGAATTTATAATTCCCGCTATTGCAAAATATAGTACATACATAGGAAACTTAGCTTTCTTACTATCAGTTCCTCTCTTGTTGAATGTAAGACTTAAAACTATTGATACTGGAACAAGCATTAGAACTCTTGTCATTTTAACAATAGTTCCTATTTCTCCAGCTTCATTACCTCTAGCAAATGCAGCAGCAAGAGCATGTGCAACACCATGTAGCGAAAGTCCTGACCAAGCTCCATATTGAATCGCTGATAAGTCCATTTGGCTAGCTGCTACCCCTGAATAGATTAACACCCCAATTGCACCTAAAAAGCTCACTATAGATACTGATATTACTGAGTCATCATCATCTGCACCAATACATGGAGCCATAGCAACTACAGCAGATGCACCACATATACATGATCCAACACCAATAAGAGTAGATAATTTCTTGTTAACTTTAAATATTTTTCCTAACATCACTGATAAAATTAGAGCCACTGGTACATATACCATAACCATTATTAGTATTTTGGGTCCCAATTGTAATAATGAATTAATATTTAATTTAAATCCCAGTAAAACTATTCCTACCTTAAGTAATTTTTTCAAAGAAAACTTTACTCCATCATTAAAAACTTTTTGTGTCCCTATAGTATTATTGTAGATAATACCTATTATAATAGCTATTGTAAGTGCCTCTAAGTTGATATAGACCTTAAGTGTATCATTTAGTAACATTGATGCAATAGAAATAGCTAATACAAAAACAATACCTGGTACATACTTTTTAATCATTTTATCCATTAATATTCATTCCCTTTTATTTTTTTCAAAAGTAATTATACCAGTACATACTCATAAGTGGAAATTATAAAAAATTATATTAGCATAAAATTATCTTATATCAAATTAATACGATGTATGATCTCTCAATTATCTCCTTTGCAAAAACCAATGAAATCATTTATGAAATCATATTGAGACTCATCTAAATATACAAAATTAAATTCTCTAATGATATCAAAATTCTTAATAGGAATTATTTTTATTGTATTGGCATTTACAGATGCTTTTATTGCCTCTTTTGATATGATAGTACACCCTAAATTAGATTCTACCAGAGATATCAATGCTGTTATATCACCTATTTCCATATAGATGTTCATATCTTTTAAACTATACCCACTATTAATAAGCTTATTTTCAAAAACTTTCCTAGTTCCTGAACCTTTTTCTCTTAGAATTAATTTGTTTTTCAACACTTCCTCTATTGTTACTGATTCCTTTGATGCAAATGGATGTAAATAAGAAACTGCCAATACTAATTCATCATCTCTAAGTTTTTCATAATTAACTTTAGATTTATTAAAAGGTCCTTCAATCACACCTAAATAAATATCTCCGTTATATAGTCTTTTTATTATTGATTCAGTATTTTCCACATATAAAATAATATCTGTATTTTCATGTTTTTTCCTATATCTACCGATAAGCTTAGGTAGCACATAACCTCCTATTGTCAATGTAGCACCTACGTAATATCTATTGAAGATAGATGATTTATTATGGAGTTCGTATTTAATCAGTTTACTCATTCTATTAACTTCTTCTGCATGA
The sequence above is a segment of the Vallitalea longa genome. Coding sequences within it:
- a CDS encoding YeiH family protein: MDKMIKKYVPGIVFVLAISIASMLLNDTLKVYINLEALTIAIIIGIIYNNTIGTQKVFNDGVKFSLKKLLKVGIVLLGFKLNINSLLQLGPKILIMVMVYVPVALILSVMLGKIFKVNKKLSTLIGVGSCICGASAVVAMAPCIGADDDDSVISVSIVSFLGAIGVLIYSGVAASQMDLSAIQYGAWSGLSLHGVAHALAAAFARGNEAGEIGTIVKMTRVLMLVPVSIVLSLTFNKRGTDSKKAKFPMYVLYFAIAGIINSLGIIPTSITDILTKVSSIFILMAMTAMGLSVNLKSILNKGVKALIIGTVLFAILSTGSLLVIRNIL
- a CDS encoding beta-propeller domain-containing protein; amino-acid sequence: MKKNICRIGMLLIVLVSIGSYIIINKSACVKNEVDSIKEINSFELPTIKSKKEFVRLIQDNIVYNNALHSTGNITGFNNSSDRENLIFDDDNEGMVGGDVIRIDNKYIYIVNNNILYIVATNHQKLEVITKIYLKHETNISEIFIDDDKLIIIGNRSGFHLGELPVSTKEEKTTVEYQHRYDVNRGTCYVKIYDLNNIYSPKIVKDYTFDGNYILGEIIEHNLYMVSSRYVNYYSNVILECNVNETLLPVFMDNITRQRNIVDYDEIKYFPGSIETSYLVTIGINLVTMEDGPDVDVYLDTSGNIYLSENYLCVSSYDCKNDNTTIYEFLLNNGHIKENGKR
- a CDS encoding DUF1540 domain-containing protein yields the protein MELGNYNASIGCTVEECKYHTNNDYCSLDHIKVVNSSESNLSNSIKTQEITDCASFEAK
- a CDS encoding LysR family transcriptional regulator, which gives rise to MIDFKLLTFITVAKTKNFTKAADILNITQPGVSQHIKALEEYYKVKLFNKKGKQMELTSEGTLLFNHAEEVNRMSKLIKYELHNKSSIFNRYYVGATLTIGGYVLPKLIGRYRKKHENTDIILYVENTESIIKRLYNGDIYLGVIEGPFNKSKVNYEKLRDDELVLAVSYLHPFASKESVTIEEVLKNKLILREKGSGTRKVFENKLINSGYSLKDMNIYMEIGDITALISLVESNLGCTIISKEAIKASVNANTIKIIPIKNFDIIREFNFVYLDESQYDFINDFIGFCKGDN